The window aatatttaacgtCATGTGTAAATTGATTAGGTTACTTTTTGTGTAGTAAACTAAGTTAAAATCGttacaacaaatttaatttagaatatcCAGATCTCAAAAACATTCTATTTAatacttgaaaataatatttatatattattttcttatctaaATCTTTGTATGGaagtatatcatataataacttttactttttctGTGATAGAAaaagtttatgaaatattcaaataaataaaaatggtacTTTGACTGATTCATCGTACAAATTTATAGGGCACCATATGGTTTATCTCGGTAATATTTATGTCCAAATACTTTCTAAAAGTTAATTCATTCAGTTCATACAATTCAAGCGAGCAAAAGAGCGAGCAAAAGTACTTACGCATTGAACTCATTCTTCGGCACAAAGCAGTACTCTGATATCTCATCGGGATTTGGTTTCACTTTTGCATCACTTTGGAAAAACAGGATGTGATCAATTTCGTGCTCTCCCCAAATACCATCACCGGGATCGTGGTAGTGCACTCGAGTCAGAAAAGTGAACATTTCCGGATCCATCtgagaaaaaatatgtatcgaatattatcaatatatgtttttactgGAACTTGTAACTCTGTTATCTTACTTTATACTTATGTTTACTTCATATAgtaaatcgatcagtgaaacagatgtatatcatctgccccatatccCAGTAGGGGAcgcgggacttcacttttcaCATAGCATATTCTCCTAATAAggtttgatatttaaaaattttctaaacTCAATGCTTGGATTTGGTTAAAAATTTGGTCGAAGTGCAGTAGACAGTATACTTCTAATCTTATTCCATCTGAATTATTACAACCACGTATTAAGTGATAGGTACCTACTAAAACcacttattttttgttttttatctgtaaacatagatatacaaaaaaaaaaaatgttattgttcaACATACTATAATTCTGCACGAAACaaggtaatttaattataataatgactgTTATGTTGGATCATTTGAATGCAAATAGGATGCACTAAGTACTCGTCAAGGATTCTTAAACCTTTTTGTGGcagaaaaataatgtacagtGTAAAGGCTTTATAACATCTTTTTCATGATGAAAACCATTATTTAAAGAGAATACTGGGGTCAGAAACAGTAATTTTGCTGTTGTTATCGTTAATTTCCTTAAAAactgtctatctgtctataGGACATTTCCAGTCTCAAGGCATATAcacattcttaaaaaaatggaataacaaacacaacaaaacatGCCCGGCAATCTCAATAGAATATAagtaattagaataatttgCTGATGATGGGActcaaaataagaaattattgttattgctcaaatttttaaattttctctaACAAAAATTCATCAGGATTCAGGGCTAGCAAATGATGCCCTCTACTATCCcacaatttatgtattttatggtACACTTTGTAGAGAAACTATAATAACaacttttattcatttttttgtgtagATGTTTATATGAAGCAGTATAGGTTAGttaattgtgaaatatataatacttgatCCAACGGGACTCCAAGTTCTAGGTTAAGCCTTCTCCGTGCAGCTGTAATTATATCTTCTGCTTTACCATCTATGTATAGAGGGTGGCTACAGCAGGCGTTTGTGTAGTAATCTGGATATGTTACCTGtacaatatcatttaaatattacaattattatttcccattataaaaatttgtaaagttATAAACTTTACctctttatagtattattaatattaattattaaaaatgaaaaaagtatatttttctgtattctttgttggaaatccataaataaattaaaactataaattgttataaatcattagaatattacattttatcaatCTTGACAAACACTGGGATAACTTCTTGAAACTATATAGATCAATTGGTTGAGTGCCTTACTTTTTGACTAGATCGCTTCTGAAGGAGCATATCTCCTCTCTTGTTGAAGAAGAACACACTGAAAGCTCTGTGGAGGGGTATCTGTCCATCTGGCCCAACTTTATGGCACTCCCGTTTTGTTGCAGTTCCTATGAAATTGTCCTTTTCATCCACAAGCAAACAGATATCCTTGTCTAATGCATGTAACTAGTAACAAAAGCataagtaaatgttataacactGAAGCATGTGGGTCACATTTTTGTAAGTACGTACCACCACCCAAAAACACTTCCTGCTTAGTGTTGCAGGCATTTTGCTAGCACTTTGAGGACATATACACTCATTTTAGTTCTGTAGCATTTAATTgatatgtaatgtaaaaatttttaaattattactttaacaaaaaaaaaatatcccaaGGTGTGATTGGACCTGCATCATTCGCCCAACTGACCTCTTGGCCaacttttttgtttcaaatatatttattatatatttctgacTCTTTAATTATGAAGACTTCtatgtttcaaaataatttattaattatgatttatattgtaattaaagctGTAGTGGCTCAGTTGTTAAGACCTTGAACTCTTAAGGGAAAAGTTGTTGGTTCTTGAGTTTTAAGTTAGCTCCTAAATTGAGTTTTATATAGTTAGaactaaaatgataaaattaaatgagacTCTAACCTGGACTGGTTCTACACCTTCTGTTTCATCGGGTTGCGGCTTAGTTGGATCAGAAGCTAAATATCTTCTTTCCAATTGTAGCTTATTATTCCAAAGAGTTCGTACAAATCTTCTGGCAAGCATCTTCAATAAGAAAAGGAGTTAAATGGTATGAACACACATGTCACAATTAAACGTGAATAAGAATCAACACAGATTGAGTTTTAGATATGAGCAATATCTGCTTCCACAAATCTTGGTAATAATTATGACTTATCACAATTTAAAGCCTTAATGTTCTTAAGAcgtgattttaaataagaaaaaaaaaatgttatcaaagataaaaaattatgtggaATTAAGAAGTTGTAGTTGAATAATTAAGACGTCAAAAACTTTCACtggcatatttatataatgaagaCTTTTCACGACAGacttatcatattaataaaatttaacaactgtctatttaatatatttttatagttgtaATGTTCATGCTCACATAATCTAAAGAAAGatgcttattttataacttttggTACAACTTAACAAAATACGCCATAAAAATACCTTAGAGTTTTGCCGATATTTCGTCGAGTAAAGTTCAAATTTTTGCACTAGACATGAGAATGTTTAAAACGTTGGATTAGACCTCaactatttttctttaattaattgttatcgtTACAAGACCGCATTAGGTACACTAGGTACGCTATACGTCTTAACTCAGATCTTATGCTTGTCAATTGACAATTGAGAATGTCTGACGTCTGACAATGACTACAGATTTTTTTCTTCGTGGCaagaatgtatgtttatttgccAGCTTCAATTTAAGGACCACagactaaattttaaatactagtAATCAGTTGACAGAGATCAGCTGCTGTCCTAGATATGCGAGTATAGGtactaaatcaattaaaagatGAAAGAAGTTTATTGGTATACTATCtgttgcccgcgacttcgtccgCATGTACTTTAGCTATCAGGGTATATCTACTAATTaaccattaattaattgtgaCATGAGTACCTGTGTGTATATCGAAGTGTTGCCGAAAGTGTTGGCATGTAacttgatttgattttaatggaatctcatagatggcgctgcttcaaaattgtctttatactatgtactaACATTCATTAAACTATGTTTCTCATGGTATTTATTTGGCGAAATTTTTATAGTGTAAAGCTAGACATTAGCATGGCTTACTTAAAAACAACATCGTCGTTAGATTACACTCTGTCACAGAAtgcataagaaaaataaatagctcCTATCCCGTAGGTGGTAGCATGATAATATGTAACTGGTAtgataaagaaatgaaattgcattttatgagaatttcggattaatatacctacatttacaaatatgtaatatacctCTAGTGTATTTGGAATCAAATATCCTAGCAAACCATTTTGTGAACcgattaaagatttttttagcTTTGAAAGACCGGTGGTGGTCCCATTACCATCAAGTCAGAATCAAAGCACGGAAGCCTAACGAAATCGATGAAAAACCAATCATTtcatacttaattaaaattttagaagttaattattatacacaaacCAGCCAAGATATGCCAGCCAAGTTTAATAGTGGTACGTAATAGCTCTATCTATTATACTACTTTCTTAcctcataaattattttgttgacAGCTCTTCTTTAAATCGTTACAAGTCATAATACTTAGTTCTTCTGACTGAAGTTAGCCCACGGTGGCCAATCCTATTCAGACCAAGTGTAGTGCACAACCAAATATAGTGTGCTCACATAATCCGTCGAGGCGAGAGATCAGCACTACCGGGAGATCAGGCGCAAGATGGAATGCTCTGCCTTATCAAAATCGTTAGGTAATTGCCGAATTGGTCTAACCTTAGTCAGCGTTTAGTTTAACACTCAACGACACATatagtgattaatttttatttatatatatttgttaaatgttgTCCCGGCTAGCTTTTAACTATAGttcgtttgcagaccttacggcTCTACAAATAAATGGCCGACTTTAAACTgcaaagggattaagaaaggattgacgagaggaatatagtaaaggactgggaagagtaaggGAAACGATATGGGCTTCCGGCTCCGTCACTCACCGAACggaacacagcagtatgctatttcacgccggtcttctgtgggggtgtggtacttcctcggggcgagctggcccaatttatGCCGCACCGttctcgactaccacatacatgCGGTAGTCGTTCTACTCATACAGAATTTATAACTAGAACAATACTGTAAGTGAGACCAAAGCTTAAAGTAAGACCATCATgtagaatacaaaaaaatggatatattatattatgtaatattatattattattgtttacgtTTTGACATCGCTCTTACACGATTACGGGGTTAGAAATCTATAATTAGAAGCGTATTCCTGATTTTATATTGCTTAAGCAGGAAACGCGttgagtttaaaaataaccaaGCTTAAGTTTGTCTATTTAAATGCGTTTCAAGCGTGCATTCTTCAGTTTTGACTTTATGAATAACGTTCTTTACCttggttttaataattaaaattgaattaccggaataatagataattatgtCACGTGTGAAGTTAACTATACGAGTGCGACCGTTTACTGAgaagtatgtatttatagacacagataacataatactatagatatattttattctcatgTTATTATATCTACTAGTacgatattgttatttaagagtaaaaatattaaattaatgaaaaatcatttaaattacgtCTTTAGGGTATCGGACCCTTCTCGATACCCGAAGAAGATCTAAGGatctagataaaaaaaaaacaatattttattttaactctaacttaacttttttttttaaactttttatataccaACTTTTCTTTGAAAAGCTTTACTCAGGCAAACGTGGATgagaaattacataattatgtatgtaatattgatGATaagaggaaaataaataactcgtTTCAATGTTTAAGCTCAGTTGtatttgaattgtaatttttattttaatacgttaTGATGTTTCAGAGAATTTAAATCAGAGAAAAGCAGAACGCCTGTCGTTAATGTTGTAGATGAAAATACGGTGacaataactaatataaaagtgagtgcgaagttgaaaataataggtatcattaaaattaaattaattattatatgtaatccataattgtaattatttatttctctagGTAAGTCTTTCAGGAGCAGGTGATAGCCGGGATCGTATACGCTCATACATTgcagattatattataaatgatagcGTCATTCAAGGGACAAATCCTCATAATGGATCACAGGAAAAGGTGAGAATATTAagtttttgatattgttttaattttatatacctacttacagTGGGCACTCGACAAAAATCTATATCgagtgaatttttatattattttagtagcTATTTAGATGCTTTTAAAGAaggtatctatttattttcgtcACTAAACGTAGTtacatcaattattatatttatatcttgtcCCGATTTTTCTGAATCAATAAAATCTGTTGagcgtaataaaatatttattcgcaTACTGATAAGTATGCTTATCAAATCCTAGTTAAGCTTACATCCAATTGTAAATAATCTTAGGTTTTCGACACGATTGGAAGGCAGGTGCTCGCAAGCATATCCAATGGAATTTCGGCCTGCGTTTTGGCGTATGGTCAGAGTGCCACGGGGAAGACTTATACCATGATGGGTACTGAGACCCAGCCGGGACTTATACCAAGATTGTGTTTGGCATTGGGTGAACAACCTATGGGTATAACTGTCAGGTACCTATACCACTCTCAGCTAGAGACGCatcataattcatttatattgcaatattttcaagatttttttttactctgcCGTTTTTACTTCGTGATTgactaacaaacacacacatttattgaataattttaaaatttacatttttacgtTAGTTACGATTCATTTCCATTGTAATTCTGAATATAGATCTATAATTAATCGAAAGCGAAGTTATTTAGGTAAATTAATTTGGTAATATTCCTTAATCGTTAATGGATTATAGAAtgaataacattttctttgaatgtaaataaaaaaacgaatgaGAAAAACATGAAACATGCATTCCTTCCATTTAGAAACGTCATGTTGCGAAGACAAATAACTACCTATacctacaaaataaatttttagttttatagtattcaaatgctttataaatgacatatttttaaagaatagaaaaaaaaaaaacaaccacaAGACGGGATTCAAAACCGCGtcattttgaaaacaaaaaaagaaaaattacacacacaaaattatttaagcaaGGAGATTTAAAGTTATATCGCGAATTTGAATACCGCtcaattttcatgaaatgttAGTAATTTTGTTAGATAGAAAGCAATTCGTCCATGCAACGTAAATAATTCCAATGGAAGCATCTCACGCGATATGTAGATTTCCTAAATTGCTACAGCGACACCTTTCTTGAAATgcaattataactttttccatgtttcatataaaatagaagCGGAGTATACCTGCTATAAGAAATAGGTTCattgttttcaaacaaatgtTCGTGACTTTAGCGCGTTcgtgaaaaagtttttatatctcCATCATCGGCACCTCAGTTATATTGTTGGTCGCATCCAATTTACCTACAATGGCTTTAAACATAAGAAAGACGAGGTGCCCAAGGCCGCAACAGCACGCAAACATTTCACCCTTCATGCTTCATAGTTTTATCTTTATCGATATCTCTCACATATGTGCTTTGTGCAATGCTAACTCCAATAAGCGTGTATCGATTCATTTACTTTGCTCGTTATGCAAATAGCCGCTGtgtatactaataaaaaaaaaagttttatcaaaactTTCAACTACTTCCTTTTTTTACAAACTATAATTTGATTGTGTCCTATTATATCAGTGATAGTTAAAAATACTTGAAACAAAAAGACGAATACTAAGATTATATATAGGGTAGAGTATCAACAATTTTCgacgtttaaatattatttacgacCAATTcagaataaaatgaatatcctaaataatgaataattgcTTCTTCGAAAATCGGATAAGTTGTTGTCTCTAAGttactgtctgtctgtatgtatgaGGTTATTGTGTATTTCCTCTCACTCCAAAATAATGCATTCAATTGCAGTGTTCTTCAAAATTTCTTCaagttaaaattcatttaaataaaatacgaaacattatttatataccaatGAATGAAGCTAAAGTACACTTCACGattccataaataaaatgttattaattttttctgtCACTTATTATACTGTTTTTGTGCATTGTAcaattgatacaaaaaataataaaatgtgtgatatctatgtataaaaaatgaataaataaataaaacgagcgttgtacaaaataattaataagatacaaatattaaatgatgttTTAACCCATCTTTACATAGATGAACACATCTTAGCATCGACACGACTATACTAAGAACTAACACAAGATAaagtcattattaaataatttacatatgtatttgACTTCAATCACAATCCAAGCGTATTTGCTATTGAAAATGTTcattaaaagattaaaatagGATCTTCATATCAATGTACATAGAATCGTTACTAAGCCGTTACTACATTACAACAATAAGGCTTCATTTTGCACGCGACCCAAGTCCTCCAACTTCAGTCAGAGTGTCGCCGCCCGCCCAACCGAATAGAACTGCAAGCGCGAGATATAAACTAATCGtaaagaaatttgattttgCTACAGtgaattgaattgataattactatattattttatatagctatTAGCACCCCTTTATAGATAATACTTATTAAGACAACTTGTCTTTAGATTTTACTTTTACGTTTaacattaagtatttattttttatgaa is drawn from Zerene cesonia ecotype Mississippi chromosome 8, Zerene_cesonia_1.1, whole genome shotgun sequence and contains these coding sequences:
- the LOC119828628 gene encoding isopentenyl-diphosphate Delta-isomerase 1 is translated as MLARRFVRTLWNNKLQLERRYLASDPTKPQPDETEGVEPVQLHALDKDICLLVDEKDNFIGTATKRECHKVGPDGQIPLHRAFSVFFFNKRGDMLLQKRSSQKVTYPDYYTNACCSHPLYIDGKAEDIITAARRRLNLELGVPLDQMDPEMFTFLTRVHYHDPGDGIWGEHEIDHILFFQSDAKVKPNPDEISEYCFVPKNEFNAFIPTLEGPMTPWFNMIRRHRLKLWWENLHRIKELAEPDKIHKFINEK